The sequence below is a genomic window from Hydractinia symbiolongicarpus strain clone_291-10 chromosome 10, HSymV2.1, whole genome shotgun sequence.
AAATTTCCTTGCAtacaatttcatttaaaaaatcacggCCATCCATATTAAAACATGTAAAATTCTCACAGACATTGTTTAGTTCAGCATAAGAAAATTCGTTCAAATCGTTAGCATAAACCACACATTTCTTTTTAGCTGCTGGAATAGAGAATGGTCCAACTCCAGCAAAAACGTCAAAGACAACATCGTTTGGATTTAGCATTTCCACAATTCTTTTATGTTCATTATGCAACCGAGAGTTCCAATAGACTTTAGAGTAATCAAACTCAAATATGCAACCATACTCCTGCACTGTTGCATACATATTATCTTTACCACAAAGAATTTTCAATTTAGAAAATCCAAAAGTTTCTTCAACAATAGTTTTATTGACAACTGTTTTTACATTAAGGTGTTTATCCATCACAACTGTACCTGCAAATAAACAGAATATCAACTTCAACATTCTTTCTTTCTGACGGGTCCTATGTCTCTCAATGGGCCAGCATTTATACTAAGGCACTATAACAGTTAATACCGTGTTagattgtttttgtttaaacttATAGaagtttttagaaaaagtattgaAGTTGGACAAACATTGTTGGTCATTATTACAGTGTGACACACTATTACAGTGTAAAGGCTAATTTCGATTTGACTGCAATCTCTGCTATAGTGCAAAAAGCTCACAAGCCTTTTTTTGCTAGCGTGTGCACACTTGTCAAAGTACATAATGTGCAAACAGATAAAAGCTTTTGGGGCATCATCAGAAAATGCAGTAAATCTGAAACAAgcttttaaatatattataaattGGCCAATGCTGACAAGTAGCCTATAAATAGTGAAAACTACAATATCACTAAGTGAAAAAGGAATCTCCTAAAGAAAGAAATGATGTATGCAAATTTGGTGAGAACATGTCAATTGTTTGAATGTACCGTAAAATTGCATACAGagccattttttaacaaaaaatatgcaaaaaaaatatttatacatacCAATCAGATGCTTAAAATCCAGTAAGTTTTCTTTAAGGTTTACATGTGCAATATGTCAAACAGTTTCAAAAGAACTAACCAACTCCTCTGAATCTTCAGGCAAAACCTTTTTCAGGATCTCTTCCAAATTAAAATCCTTATATGTCAACTCAATTTCATGCGTTGTAAACAATGCTCCTTCTTCATCTAAAATAGTTTTCTGACTTGTTGTAAACTCATCCAGGGATGTGATATACGGACAcagtaaaattattttacttctttcatCACCATCTTGACCTTTTCGAATTCGCTTAAAATTAGGCCTTTTCAGTAATTTACGACGAAAAATAGATAAAATTTTCTCACAAGAGATCGATCTGCATTTTATACATGGAAAAACAGTATTAACAGTGAACATATCACGATTAAGTTCTTTCATATTTCGAACACCTTCTGGTAAGAGAGAAGTAAAATTGACCATAGAATCTTtctgtttcttcttctttatattTAAAGAAAGGTCATTCTCTTTTTCCAAATCCATCCTGTTTGATctatagataataaaaaaataaagttttactaAGAAGAAAATGTGCCATCATTCTAGTAAATTTGGTGCTGCTTTTATTTTTCCAACAGAGCAAAAATTGCTTGTTTGTCGTAACCGTACCAACTCTAAAAAAATTTCCAATTGTAAAATTCAACTGATGAAATATTGCAAAATCAATTTTTCCAATTTAAGTTATAATTTCGAAGTAAACTTGATTTTGTGTATTTCCATCCAaatattttggtttggaagtgatgctGTCAGGTTTTTATAGGTCTCCTTTTAATATTTcccttttttatatactttgtatCTATAGGAGTATTTATTTTCGgtatgtttttacattttaagatGAAgatatcatcacgttttctagccatgtgtaaatcttaaacaaaccagaTTTTGGCTACAAAGGTATATTTTGAGGCAGCAAACAGGTTATGAGGTTCAAAAAAATTTGCAGGCTTCAAGCAAAAATAGAAAGAGGCAAAATACATCACTAACATGAAATGTCACTTGCCtgctttattttatatttgtttttcacaTCAGCAAACTTGTTGttcacgtcagcaattttaatcTCTCTCCCATaaacaacagttaaattaaCAATGAACATGAGAACAAAACCTTTCAAGTTAAGTTCAAGTTACatctaaattaagaaataacCACCTTAGCAATAACTTTCTGATGAAAATCTAGAAATTTTGTTAACACATCAGCATTAGCCTTGCTAAGTGCCAAAATGATTTAGACCTAACCATTTTTATTTAggaagaaaatttttataaactagatgatattttgaaacttttctttGGGTGTAAGTATTCTTATAACCTGCACACTAGCTTTGCAAGTGCTGCAAGGGTGACGGGGTGCATGTGAGACTTAAAGCCACAATTTTCCACTTGTAAACAATTGCTCTACTGACTGCCCTTTTAGCCTATTGTTATCTCCCTAGCAGATGTAGTAAATGCGGCTGGGATACTCCTTGCAGGCATCACTCTATGGTATCTCATTGACATGTGTTAGTAGAAGAAAGAAATGTTTCAAGGAAACATATACCTCTCCCTGGAAGTAAGTCGCAATAAGGTAATATTTTTGCCTCATacagtaaatgtgataaataaatgtCGATttggcataatttttaaaactaaacaaTAGATTCTTATTATTGTAGACTAGACGGTGGCCCAAGGATAAATTCAGGAGCTTATCCTTTATTATCGCGTTtgtatgtctcgctacttgcggtaccgtTTTGCGCAGAGATGGACAGAATACAGCTATTTTTAAAGAGATAATAAACACATATCACATCGTATTTTCTCACCCAAGGAAAACGTTTTTTGCCCATGCCATATACCCAGAGAGTAAAAGTGATAtcatgctgaaacattttcctgCTAACCGAGGAAATATTTTACACATAAACAGCCCCTTAGTTTCACAAGTGCTCATTCAAGCTATTGCAGGGTATTAACAGATTAAAAAAAGCTCAAATTTAATCATAGAATTTCTCAAAAGTAGGATGCTTACTGAATGCCAAGTGTTGTTCTCGATGTTGTATTTCCCTCTTCCAAGAAAGGTGACAAGATCATTTTCTTTGAAGCATGCTGTTGAATCAAATTTCtatgaataaaaattattaatctCTATCTCAACCCTCGTATGTGTCAGTGGAATAAACTATTAATCAACAAATACATTTATGTTACTGTGTTTAAATTAAGAAGCACAAAGTAATTTATGAACAAAAGGTCAATAGGGCTTTTAAAGCCCTATTGACCAAAGAAACTAGAACATCGCAATTTTGCACTGAAAAATCTATTAAAATAGGATGCCAACCCTCCTaatctaaaactttttttatgaattttaaacaTTGCtgtgtttattgttttttacacAGCCGAAAATATGATTGTTTTATGACttgctttataatttttatcaacTTAACTTTTTATAATGTTCCTCAGCATTAAAGATATCATATGCAGCTTATTCTCCCACCATGCAACCTTAGACAAAATCAAAAGAGTTATATGattctttctttaaattttttattaaaatgaaaaaatatcaaatttgcTGATCCAATTTACCTAGGCATAAAATGCACATACAAAAACTAAATCGATTTATTCTTGTGATCTAGGGAAACAAGGAAGGTTTATTTATTCAAAAGAAACTACAAATGATTTCACGTTTTACGCACATGGCCACATTTTTATTTCTGCTTTGAGTATTGACAGTTAAAAAggtaacaaattatttttatttattaaaattaatggtATAAGATTAATCACACAATCTCCATATTTTTTGGTAAAACGTTACAGTAATTCACAGGTCATGTTTGATTTTTACTTATGACGAGGACGAATTCACAACTTCtgcacagtttttaaaattatttgaagTATATGAAACAACTACTTACATTATTGCTGCCTTTAGTTCAGGTATACCAAATGTTTTGCAAATAGATTCTATATGGTAACTTGTCGTGGAATTTTTGGTTTGTGTACCAAAAGATCTGGATTTGTTTGTAGCTTGGACGTATTTACTTCGACAAGAATGCtgaacaaagaaaaattattaattggaagtaaaataaaatgaaagagAGATTAAATTTATGGAAAAAAACACACTTGGGGATTAAACTGGCAAGCTTTGACTCTCACAAAAACCCCAGTCTGCGTACAAACATGACGTGTGCAAGCATGCACATTCTTATTAACTGCTTCAGATAAACAACCATCACATTTTGTTTTCTTATCTTTTTCTTCTGCTTTTCTCATACGTTCTTCTACCTTTTTCTGTGCTTCTATTTGTTTCAGCGCTTCTATTCTTTTCACTTCTTCTATTTGTTTTTTCAGTGCTTCTGCCTTTTCAAGTTCCTGTGCTTTTTTTAGAGCTTCTGCTCTTTCTCGTGCTTCTGCATCTTTTAGTGCTTCTGAAACCAACTAGTAAAAAAAAGCATGTTTCATTTAATGTGTATTTTTTCCTAAAATAGTTCTGGGTCATTACAGCTGAAGTTATTAACAGAACCATTTTCGATTTTATCATCAATTTTTTGTATGCGAAGTATCCATGAAACAGATTCCTTGTgagaattttaataattttgaaaattttctgaATATGGTCACTCTTAGACGCCATTTCTAGCATTATAAATTGTTTACTCTCTGCTGTAATGGCACTTAGCTTTAATGGCGCTGTAGCTTGCGCGGAAGAGCAGGGtttgagtgaatgttaccataacccctggttaacccaagccatgtgaggaaaattaggTTGTGTCTTCTGGTAGAGCActgaccctaattgggtctgcgtagcttaaaatgagcattaaatactgaACGGCTCCCCATCTAACACATGcatggtccctcctggaaataatggaCAGGTACATCTGTCAGATTTGTGAGGCTAACCATGTAAAATATACCCATATCTCTGGATATATCTATGGAGTCCATTGGAATCCAGCCCACATAATCTATAGAGCATTATGAACACACATAATTGGCTTTTAAACTATCATATAAAAGAGTCAAATTCAAATCAATCGCTGATAGTAATTTCAAAGGATGTTTATTATACTGTGCAATCTCACAAGATTGTAAGACTCTTCAGAGCAAAAGAACAACTTTTAATTTACCCTTTTCTTCTCAAGCTTTTCGATAACAGTTCTTTTACCAGCCAGAGGTTTATGAGCAAATATTGTTGGCACAGCACCACGAACCAATCTGCGTTTTCTGGGTCCTAGAATAAATTTGGAGGCCAGAGAGTTCACAGAGAGAAATCCAATAATTTTATCTTTACCTCCCAGCAGTTTATGCCTTAAATCAGCAGATCTGTCAAAGCAGTCTTTCTCAAAATGATGCTCACATAGGAATACATTTTTTGGAATATCAACTCTTTTTATGTTAACTATCCAACGAGAGGCAACTTTTTTGTTCGTCGGCAAGTGAAAAAATGATAAATCTGGGTTCCTTCTTTGATAATTTGAACATCCCACTGCAGAACAAGAGGCTATGTTGCTTAATATACCAATTTTTCTCGTTTAATCCTgcaaatttatttacttttttattcttgGATTTGAAAAATGGAATGCGAGTCACAAAAAATTTAGAACATAAGTAATGACACATTATACATTACCTTTGAAATAGAAACGCCATGATAACATGCCATAATGACATGGCATGACAATTGTTATAATATGGGTAAATGTGCTTAGGATAGTGCTTCCCTTACTATTTGTCTTGCACTGCCAGTTTCACAATGCGTCTACCACCATAGGGACTGAGCCAGATCAATTAAGATGTTGACGTTTTGTTTTGAGAACATCTTAATGGGTGCTTAAAATAGTGAGACAATTTCATAGTGTTAAATATcgctttatttcaaataaattcCTTTTCTAAGCAAACTTTACAAGAAGAAAAACATCTGtaagtatattattttttcataacataattctctttattaaaaaatcctCCAAGATTCACAACATTTTATTCTATTTACAACCTGTTACTACAGCCTTTCTATGTTGGCGCTCAGCAAATGCAGAGATTTATAACATTCTTGATCAGAAAGTTGTTGCAAACGTAGTATTTTTACTTAACATGTagtttgaacaatttttttatctgaTTTTCTTTCTTAATTAACTGTTATTTGTGTATGGGAATGTATgattgcaaaaaatatataaattattatgGAAAAAGAACAAGTTTACCAGCAAATGTGATTAAATACATatgaaaaataagttaaaaaggcTGCATTAAGATCACTCCCTGCAGTGCTACCCATAGTGACTAGAAACACCCAAAATAATTTCTTAAATCAGGTTCTGCCTCTGCTAGTTAAAATTTGAAACGGACAGGTAAAAAATTTTCAACTAACAAAATTAGATCAACtcatctttttttaaagttgcagtatttcaacataaaaataaaagttttttttaactatatactataatattttaatttggcTCTTAAGAAAGAATCAGTCTCTTATTAACACTCAGCAAAGACAAAAATACCATCGCATTAACAAATAAGTGACATTTcactttggcaaaaaaaaataaaaaagaaattgaatatAAAGTCACACTTGTTTAGGAACTCAACTTTGTATAACAACCAAGTTTTGCATTATTGACCAACTCTATTCCCATTCCATtacattaaaataattattgtacaGTCACTAAAACTGAGCAGCATAAACAGCAAGTTTCAATGTGTTAAAGTGTGTATTAACATGGGAAATCTAACTTTACAGTACTGTAAAAAGGTATCTTAACATCGAGGATCGCGTATCTTGCGCGACGCGATCGATACGCGATAGCTTTTTTTTTGCTCCTAAATTTCTATCGCGCATGAAGCCTTATCGCGCTTCCTCGATAAGCAGTCTCGATACATCGCGATAAGTTAAAATTAATTAACTATCTGTTCTTATTAAATTGTagcgcaaagaaaaaaaaaattaaacgatAATCtcgaaagaaataattttattatactGTTCTTAAATCACAGCGTAAAAAAtaagggatcgtctcaaaaCGTTCATACTTAGTTcgtataattcgtataaaaaactttgtatcattttattaaatctttcgtatcattttatttttaatacaaagTAGTGTAGTAGGATCAAAATTGTTTAAAGGTGgttgcaaaaatatatatatatatagtgtcTTAATAATTTTACACAAACACCTGTACTAAAACTAGGCCTGTCATATAAtggtatttttatgttttcaaaATGGACTGTTGGCTGCATTAAACTCTTAAGAACTTATTAAGTCAGAAAAACAGAGTTTATGTCAACATCAACTTTTCCCTCAACAACAGTCAGagtaaacacctaattaggcaGAATGACCTAATTGGGCGAGTCGTTTAGTTAGGCGacgtgatgtagtttaattaggctacccgtagtctaactaggcgaacataaactttctgttgtaaatacaTCAAAATCATTGCGTTTCTCAATGTGAATCAAATtgtgaatcaaatctgtccaCCTTGCAGATAATTTTCAccaattatcgtcttatttgcatcgcgcattggtaacttatggcccaaaccttgtgtggcattatttgttgttttaaataatggatatCAGCCATTCACGCCGCAGGGAAAAAATTAATATGGCGGACGAAAACGTGGCAGTGTtcacctaaataggcgacacttaacctaattaggttatatatttcattttaacataattcttacttCCGTgcaattttggaatcatggtcgcgtagaatatccattctgaacaaagatttttgcgattttttcttaggaatgtgtgaaaagccattaaatattgtaatgtgTTAACTAGCTTACATATGGCCTAATTAGGCTACAATGAGTCACataaataggtggtatgccctaattagcctaccgttgcctaatacacctttacgataattcaggacaactaacactccatcgcagcttattttgtgatcggaggaggtaaacatcacacttttaaagagtttttaaaggagaaaacacgttttttcctAATAACTTTTCTTgacacgttttgtttttaaagaaaagtacacataagttgtatgtcATTATTAtcaacgtttcctgaaaatttgaaagaaattgatacaacggaagttaaaaaacggAAGAAAACAAGCTTtcatctctaacaaactctcataaaaacacaatttttacctcctttttccgatattgtaaaacgatggagagccgtaggaacgcatgtacaattgacgTAAAGGTGTATcaagtgtttaccctgactgaacAAGCATTGTGTGGGCTAAACATGGCTTTCCCAGTGACAGCAGCCAGAAAATTCATTAGCAACAGCAGTGGCACCATAGCTTGGTGGTTACAACTCTCACACTTTGTGGGAATGACCAAGGTTCGATACcgttgtggcgccgtagattagtggttatagctctcgtactctgtgcgggagaccggggttcgattcctcttgacggcgattcaacattggcgagtgaatgttaccatagccccgggttaacccaagtcaTGTGAGGGGAATTGGGaaaatggcacactgtgtgggcagttggatgttgccgggagttgtccagtagagcgcgggctctaattgggtctgcatagctcaaaatgagcattaaatactctaggactctccatctacgccatggcccctcctggaaataatagacagggtatatcccttgatatttgtgaggctggccatgtaaaatatgcacatctatctatctatctatctaccctTTGGCAGCGATTTAATATGGGCcagtaaatgttaccatagccggGTGTTatcccaagccatgtgaggcaAATTGGGGAAattgcacactgtgtgggctgttagATTTTGTACGGAGTTGTCTTGTAGAGCACAGTGCCTATTTGGGTCTCAGCATTTTTTCAGagcatagctatagctagctaaaagcATCTAATCTCTGATATATGTCTTCTCCagcttttaaatatttaaatttttagtatCTCAAGAACAAAAAcagatttctaaaaatttacaaaagacttaataaattttttatcctCTATAAAGCAAgtcaatatatacaaaaatcatTTTGGGGGGTAGCTGGCTTCTTCCTACAGCttcattttgtcttttttttctcttttcttctCCGATGATGGCATGGTTTGATTATAAAAGTCATGGAGTAAATTGAGGTTCCGCAAAACAttccaaaattattttaattatttctatGACATCAAGGGCATTATAATTAAATTTGTTTGCACACGGGTTTAGATCGGGGAACGGCAGCTCTCATCCCAGGGTTTTGTGGGCCGAGCCGTTATTTGGCCATGCAAAATGCCTGGGGGACGATAGTTGGGAAACGGAATCCTCGGCTTGCAGGCAAATATTCTCAAATTAACCTTAAGCCGGTTTCTCATTTGGCGGTTTCGGAGGTGAGCAGAGCTGTGTGATTCACGAGGGCTAGaaaatgttttccatttttgatttaaatcATAAAAACTTGATTTTCTGACATGCTTTTGttcaaaaagcgaaaaattgcccagAGAAGAACACCGTTTTCTTATCtaagttctttttttatacttgtatacatttaactttATTATTTTCTGTGTCCAAACTTTAAAAGTCCAAAGCTCCATTCtacaaaatttatttcttattcatttcaaaagtttattttgatGCTGAAATTGTAAAGGAACAGGGGTGGGGTGGAAAGCAGGGCGGCTATTGTTACTATAACATTGCCTGTTGCGCGTTCTTGATTTGCCTTGTGGAAAGCCGGCGTTAGTGTAAACACTTGTCATTAATATATTGTATCACGGAGGTTTTTCGCCTTTGATATGAGAGACGACGGCAGAAAACCTGGGTCGAGGGTGACTTTACCGAAAAATAGGGTACTGCCCCACCGCACCGCCATCGTCAAAATAAATCACATGTTTTCCCGGAATTCATTTTACGCAAAAAGACAAAGGAAAACGCCGGTTATCGGGAAATATCTCTCTTatctaaataataaataagtaaaagcTATATGTTATACGCTAAATGTGCGACAAATGAAAGCATGGCCCGCTGCTCAACCACGAACCCAGAGCctatagcgttttttgatatgaagatgAAGCGCGTACGCGTTTTATCTTCATATCAAAAACGGGGTCAAGAACGATCGATGATTTCTTCATTTAAGTACTAATATTGGAAATATGCGCATGTAAACGAAGacttaattttagattttaaagtaaaaaaacaaggaCACATTTTGATGGAAGTGATCTGTaaaatttttggaacgtttAGATTAATTCACCACGGGGGGTTCTTCTTTTGTGGAGAGTGAAAAGCCGGGATTCCATTCAGCAATCTTGTACAGGCGGGCGGAAAAAATACGTTGTGACGTAAGAATCATACAGAAATATCACTAAAACTGAGTGAAAGAATGCCGAAGTTTTGTCCGCCAGaaagttgaaaattttcaactttttttttccaCTTGCTTTTTTGAGCCAATCAAAATTCGTTATTTTTGATGATTGAGCAAAATATAAATGATAAACAATGTGAGGGAGAGAAACTGTTTTCTCTCCCTGCAGTTGGGGAAAAAACAAAATAGCATCACAATACTAAacgtttttattataattaaaGTAAAAGGAACCGGTACTATTAGTATTGAATTACTATATGTTTGCAATCAATCGCACCAGGACAATGTGGAAAATTCCAAAGATCAATAAAATCATTAGTGATTTTCAACCATTCTTGTTTAGTATTTGGTACTCTCATATAGTTCCTACTACACAACACTTTCCAAATAACTAGTGTGGTCTCTCGTATGATGCGGCATACTGTTGTTGGGCTGACCCGGTACCTTGATGCAATTGTATATTCAGAGTCTTCAGTTGCCAAATAGCGCAAAGTGATGCAGAGACGTACAGCAGGCGTAGTCGTGGGACGCCTGGTCCCTGATTTAAAAATGAATGGAGCTACCCAGGATAGCAAGAGTTTAAATTTCTCTGGACACATTCTGAAATTTCTGTAAAATTAATCGTTGTCAAACAAATATAGATCTCGAACTAAA
It includes:
- the LOC130613007 gene encoding tRNA (guanine(37)-N1)-methyltransferase-like yields the protein MALYAILRLLVSIGQFIIYLKACFRFTAFSDDAPKAFICLHIMYFDKCAHASKKRLVSFLHYSRDCSQIEISLYTVIYKCWPIERHRTRQKERMLKLIFCLFAGTVVMDKHLNVKTVVNKTIVEETFGFSKLKILCGKDNMYATVQEYGCIFEFDYSKVYWNSRLHNEHKRIVEMLNPNDVVFDVFAGVGPFSIPAAKKKCVVYANDLNEFSYAELNNVCENFTCFNMDGRDFLNEIVCKEICSISHNITKHIVMNLPALAPSFLDIFKKKYDNFDIPLTQCNKVFVHCYCFCKSKTPQEDAEVLVSESIGLDISTNAKTHLVRKVSPNEVMMCVSFKLYWFESKCMCEEGETLVTRKRPGEGDFYPVIVEKSRRSDE
- the LOC130662459 gene encoding uncharacterized protein LOC130662459 isoform X2 — protein: MPCHYGMLSWRFYFKGPRKRRLVRGAVPTIFAHKPLAGKRTVIEKLEKKRLVSEALKDAEARERAEALKKAQELEKAEALKKQIEEVKRIEALKQIEAQKKHSCRSKYVQATNKSRSFGTQTKNSTTSYHIESICKTFGIPELKAAIINLIQQHASKKMILSPFLEEGNTTSRTTLGIQSNRMDLEKENDLSLNIKKKKQKDSMVNFTSLLPEGVRNMKELNRDMFTVNTVFPCIKCRSISCEKILSIFRRKLLKRPNFKRIRKGQDGDERSKIILLCPYITSLDEFTTSQKTILDEEGALFTTHEIELTYKDFNLEEILKKVLPEDSEELVSSFETV
- the LOC130662459 gene encoding uncharacterized protein LOC130662459 isoform X1 — encoded protein: MPCHYGMLSWRFYFKGPRKRRLVRGAVPTIFAHKPLAGKRTVIEKLEKKRLVSEALKDAEARERAEALKKAQELEKAEALKKQIEEVKRIEALKQIEAQKKVEERMRKAEEKDKKTKCDGCLSEAVNKNVHACTRHVCTQTGVFVRVKACQFNPQHSCRSKYVQATNKSRSFGTQTKNSTTSYHIESICKTFGIPELKAAIINLIQQHASKKMILSPFLEEGNTTSRTTLGIQSNRMDLEKENDLSLNIKKKKQKDSMVNFTSLLPEGVRNMKELNRDMFTVNTVFPCIKCRSISCEKILSIFRRKLLKRPNFKRIRKGQDGDERSKIILLCPYITSLDEFTTSQKTILDEEGALFTTHEIELTYKDFNLEEILKKVLPEDSEELVSSFETV